The proteins below come from a single Demetria terragena DSM 11295 genomic window:
- a CDS encoding ABC transporter ATP-binding protein has product MTEHFAAGASGGVDADLTAVKVQDLVRTFTSRGETVHALGPVSLEVERGEFIALLGPSGCGKTTLLNVVAGLLAPSSGIVEVHGQAVAGVPDDVGMMFQRAVLLPWRTIVENVLLPIELAEGKRAARAATDRANELLDMVGLSGFASRMPNELSGGMQQRAAICRMLIRDPQLLLLDEPFGALDEFTREYMNVELLKITAAVGSTALFVTHSITEAVFMANRVVVMSARPGRIAGVVDVDLPADRDAEIVTSEEFQTYVRRARDLLKVGHDQAAGTPSAKEAN; this is encoded by the coding sequence ATGACAGAACATTTCGCAGCAGGCGCCTCCGGCGGAGTCGATGCTGACCTGACGGCCGTGAAGGTTCAGGATCTGGTGCGCACCTTCACGAGTCGTGGCGAGACCGTGCATGCGCTCGGACCGGTTTCCCTTGAGGTCGAGCGCGGGGAATTCATAGCTCTGCTCGGGCCATCCGGCTGCGGCAAGACCACCTTGCTTAATGTGGTCGCCGGGCTGTTGGCGCCCTCGTCCGGCATTGTCGAGGTGCATGGCCAGGCCGTGGCAGGCGTCCCCGACGACGTGGGCATGATGTTCCAGCGCGCTGTCCTGCTTCCTTGGCGCACGATCGTAGAAAACGTGCTGTTGCCGATCGAGTTGGCCGAAGGCAAGCGGGCCGCTCGCGCTGCCACAGATCGGGCGAACGAGTTGCTGGACATGGTCGGGTTGAGCGGATTCGCCAGTCGAATGCCGAACGAACTCTCGGGCGGTATGCAACAACGTGCGGCCATCTGCCGGATGTTGATTCGCGATCCGCAACTGCTGTTGCTCGATGAACCGTTCGGCGCGCTGGACGAGTTCACCCGGGAATACATGAATGTCGAGTTGCTCAAGATCACTGCTGCCGTAGGCAGCACGGCGCTCTTCGTCACGCACAGCATCACCGAAGCGGTCTTCATGGCCAACCGCGTCGTCGTGATGAGCGCCCGCCCGGGGCGCATCGCAGGGGTCGTCGACGTCGACCTACCCGCCGACCGCGACGCCGAGATCGTCACCTCCGAAGAGTTCCAGACCTACGTCCGCCGGGCTCGTGACCTGCTCAAGGTCGGCCATGACCAAGCCGCGGGAACGCCGAGCGCGAAGGAAGCAAACTGA
- a CDS encoding ABC transporter substrate-binding protein, with product MFKRAIAGLAACGLMAGMAACGSSPKAGVDADGRSELIVALPFASCLAWWPFYTAKAQGFYDDAKVAPKFEGLDGSAAAIQATLSDKADVAVSAPDNYLSAAAEGAPVTGWFSLYQKQAFYLVTPTNSGIKDLKGLKGKTVGISTPGGGDVTYAESVLAMSGLTKDKDYKELAVGDGGSAASALKKKSVNAYSASYFDLEVIKASGVDVNILESEDYPDVVGQLLVSTDRWHEANPEVVKNFGKAVAKGWAWGLANRNKIVDVCAKYAPDETKDRAFAQVIVNRVADIVTLPESARGRYGFIDEGDWAGYRDLLIDLKIVPEGASEVGVDNDDVAAWNKK from the coding sequence ATGTTCAAGCGAGCAATCGCTGGCCTCGCGGCCTGCGGCCTGATGGCTGGCATGGCGGCTTGCGGTAGCAGCCCAAAGGCGGGAGTGGACGCGGACGGAAGGTCTGAGCTCATTGTCGCGCTGCCCTTCGCTAGCTGTTTGGCCTGGTGGCCGTTCTACACGGCTAAGGCACAAGGGTTCTACGACGACGCCAAAGTAGCGCCGAAGTTCGAAGGGCTCGACGGCTCGGCGGCGGCGATCCAGGCCACCCTGAGCGACAAGGCAGATGTCGCCGTGAGCGCGCCCGACAACTATCTGAGTGCAGCCGCCGAAGGTGCACCGGTCACCGGGTGGTTTTCCCTCTATCAGAAGCAGGCGTTCTACCTGGTGACGCCTACGAACTCTGGCATCAAGGATCTGAAAGGCCTGAAGGGCAAGACCGTCGGGATCAGTACTCCAGGTGGCGGCGACGTGACCTATGCCGAGTCCGTCCTGGCGATGTCTGGGCTCACCAAGGACAAGGACTACAAGGAGCTCGCAGTCGGTGATGGTGGCTCGGCGGCCAGCGCGTTGAAGAAGAAGTCAGTTAATGCCTACTCGGCTTCCTACTTCGACCTGGAGGTTATCAAGGCCTCTGGAGTAGACGTCAACATCTTGGAGAGCGAGGACTACCCCGACGTCGTGGGCCAGTTGCTGGTGTCGACCGATCGGTGGCACGAAGCCAACCCGGAGGTCGTCAAGAACTTCGGCAAGGCCGTAGCCAAAGGGTGGGCGTGGGGCCTGGCCAATCGGAACAAGATCGTGGACGTCTGCGCCAAGTACGCGCCAGACGAGACCAAGGACCGCGCCTTCGCGCAGGTCATCGTGAACAGGGTCGCCGACATCGTCACGCTGCCCGAATCAGCGCGGGGGCGCTATGGCTTCATCGACGAGGGCGACTGGGCCGGGTATCGCGACCTACTGATTGATCTCAAGATCGTGCCCGAGGGTGCCAGCGAGGTGGGTGTCGACAACGATGACGTCGCCGCCTGGAACAAGAAATGA
- a CDS encoding MarR family winged helix-turn-helix transcriptional regulator, producing the protein MKQVNAGDEVDRIISEWHIERPEVDASSIGVFGRINRLQPLQRAATAHLHERHGLSVAAFDVLASLRRSGKPYRKTVGELAASSLLTSSAVTLRLDNLERDGLVRRVRTDGDRRQVHAELTDEGRDRIDAIFEEHIALEQRMMAELTSREQAELARLLHKLADSVRRESTRHPSQTQSDW; encoded by the coding sequence ATGAAGCAAGTCAACGCCGGCGACGAAGTCGATCGGATCATCAGCGAGTGGCACATCGAGCGACCCGAGGTGGACGCGTCAAGCATCGGCGTCTTCGGACGCATCAACCGCCTCCAGCCTCTACAACGCGCCGCGACCGCACACCTCCACGAACGGCACGGGCTGAGCGTCGCCGCGTTCGACGTGCTGGCGAGCCTGCGCCGCTCCGGGAAGCCGTACCGCAAGACCGTTGGCGAACTGGCGGCGTCCTCACTGCTGACATCGAGCGCCGTGACCCTGCGCCTGGACAATCTCGAACGTGACGGACTCGTCCGCCGGGTGCGAACTGACGGCGACCGGCGTCAGGTCCACGCAGAACTCACCGATGAGGGGCGCGACCGCATCGATGCGATCTTCGAGGAGCACATCGCACTCGAGCAACGGATGATGGCGGAGCTGACCTCCCGCGAGCAGGCCGAACTGGCTCGGCTACTGCACAAACTCGCCGATTCCGTACGCCGCGAGTCCACCCGCCACCCGAGCCAGACTCAGTCCGATTGGTGA
- a CDS encoding FAD-dependent monooxygenase codes for MHGAVAVVGGGIGGLVAGIALAHAGQSVRVFEQAPQFARVGADINLTPNAVRAIDGLGADLGAALRRSAARPTFRISRTWDTGEETSRLEMGNVAEERYGSPQLTLHRADLLTALERVVPQKSLRLGARLTDLAEDADGVTLRFADGSEARADVVVGADGIHSAVRHAIFGEESPEFTGVVAFRAVVPIERLAGLPNLGAFTKWWGPNPETQIVTFPLNEGRDIFIFATAPQDSWTEESWTAPGDADELRAMYADFHPEARGLLDAVDEVLKSALYVRDPLPTWSTDRITLLGDACHPMMPFMAQGAGQAIEDAVVLSRALTELDAPIADRLHAYQSVRLDRTSRIQIGSRGNEWLKEAGSGDWVYGYDAWATPLAGGTA; via the coding sequence ATGCACGGTGCGGTTGCAGTGGTCGGTGGAGGCATCGGAGGTCTGGTGGCAGGCATTGCGCTGGCACACGCTGGCCAATCGGTTCGGGTCTTCGAACAGGCGCCGCAGTTCGCGCGAGTGGGTGCTGACATCAACCTCACCCCGAACGCGGTACGCGCGATCGATGGCCTGGGTGCCGATCTCGGCGCTGCCCTGAGGCGTTCTGCTGCTCGACCCACATTTCGGATCAGCCGCACCTGGGACACCGGTGAGGAGACCTCCCGGCTGGAGATGGGCAATGTCGCCGAGGAGCGCTATGGGTCACCGCAACTGACCTTGCACCGCGCCGACCTGCTGACGGCGCTAGAGCGGGTTGTTCCCCAGAAGTCGTTGCGTCTCGGTGCTCGACTGACCGATCTCGCCGAGGATGCCGACGGTGTCACCCTCCGGTTCGCGGACGGCAGCGAGGCCCGCGCCGATGTTGTCGTCGGTGCCGATGGCATCCACTCGGCGGTCCGTCATGCCATCTTCGGTGAGGAAAGCCCGGAGTTCACCGGCGTTGTGGCCTTCCGCGCCGTGGTGCCGATCGAGCGTTTGGCCGGACTGCCCAACCTCGGGGCGTTCACCAAATGGTGGGGCCCGAATCCGGAGACTCAGATCGTCACCTTCCCACTCAACGAGGGGCGGGATATTTTTATCTTCGCTACCGCGCCGCAGGACTCGTGGACCGAGGAATCCTGGACGGCCCCCGGCGATGCCGATGAATTGCGGGCCATGTATGCCGATTTCCACCCTGAGGCTCGGGGGCTGCTCGATGCGGTGGACGAGGTCCTCAAGTCCGCGCTCTATGTCCGCGACCCGCTGCCCACCTGGTCGACCGATCGCATCACTCTTCTCGGCGATGCCTGTCATCCGATGATGCCGTTCATGGCGCAAGGGGCAGGTCAGGCGATCGAAGACGCGGTCGTGCTCTCGCGCGCGCTCACCGAACTCGATGCGCCGATCGCCGATCGACTGCACGCCTATCAGTCCGTGCGTCTCGATCGCACGTCCCGTATCCAGATCGGCTCGCGCGGCAATGAATGGCTCAAAGAGGCCGGTAGTGGCGACTGGGTCTACGGGTATGACGCCTGGGCGACGCCCCTGGCCGGTGGCACGGCCTGA
- a CDS encoding SRPBCC family protein, with translation MQLTNEFCIPAGVDQAWAVLTDLSRVVPCLPGASLDALDGPDFTGQMAVKLGPMSLKYAGSGTLHPDEQARRIIVVATGGEQRGGGSAEATISATLSAAGATTTQVRVETDLALSGRPAQFGRGIMMEVAGRMLDSFATNLASELSSAPAGEAVARADEVSQPVARTAAEPLDLGNIGLVPALKRAVPVAAVVVVGVAIWRLRRR, from the coding sequence GTGCAACTGACTAATGAGTTCTGCATCCCGGCCGGAGTTGACCAAGCATGGGCGGTGCTGACCGACCTGTCTCGGGTGGTGCCCTGCCTGCCAGGAGCCTCGCTGGACGCTCTAGACGGACCCGACTTCACCGGACAAATGGCGGTCAAGTTGGGGCCGATGAGCCTCAAGTACGCCGGGTCCGGCACGCTGCATCCCGACGAGCAGGCGAGGCGGATCATCGTGGTCGCGACAGGCGGCGAGCAGCGTGGTGGCGGCAGCGCCGAAGCGACGATCAGTGCGACGCTGTCGGCTGCGGGCGCGACCACAACCCAGGTCCGCGTCGAGACGGACCTGGCCTTGTCTGGGCGGCCTGCTCAGTTCGGCCGCGGCATCATGATGGAGGTCGCTGGCCGGATGCTTGACTCCTTTGCGACTAATCTCGCCTCCGAGTTGAGCTCGGCGCCTGCAGGGGAGGCGGTCGCCCGCGCAGACGAGGTCTCACAGCCGGTTGCGCGAACGGCTGCAGAGCCCCTCGACCTCGGCAATATCGGTCTGGTTCCGGCGCTGAAGCGGGCTGTTCCGGTGGCCGCCGTGGTGGTCGTTGGGGTGGCGATCTGGCGACTGCGTCGCCGCTGA
- a CDS encoding xanthine dehydrogenase family protein molybdopterin-binding subunit, with the protein MSMYGSGAAIGDGILGRSVPRVEDERLLRGQGRFVDDLRVDGALEVAFLRSPVAHAHITRIDIAAARASPGVVAVYDGAQIAARVEPLVNTEELRIPEGILNQLDPIVRVQPSPLLAVDEVVYVGQPVAMVIAESRYLAEDALELIEVEYDNLPAVLDPEAALADDAPKVLTDAEDNIGLQVAHGKGDVDAAFAQAAVVVSETFASQRYVASPMECRGMLASHDPFTGALTIWSNTQTPHRVRNHLASSLELDPESVRVVSVDVGGGFGQKGILIVEEVLVPFAAHDLGRPVRWQEDRNENLMAGTHAREQVHHVDIAADAEGRILGLRDRMIVNLGSRNMVGLVVPYNSLAHLMGPYKVPTLEVVAVGALTHTMCTAPYRGAGRPEVTFAMERAIDRLAVALDMDPWEVRRRNVVRPEEMPYLTGILDRRGEPQEYDSGDYPQMLDRIRDLVDLSGFRERQVAARADGRHLGIGFSMYLEATGLGPFEGGKVTVLPSGRVRVHTGAPSQGQGHRTTFAQIAAAALGVRVEDVEVVAGDTSDVPFGVGTMASRALVTAGNAIHQAAVLVKERILTAAAELLEIDSGKLDLVDGRVRVAGAPEQTLSLAEVLRSLPMRAHADGRDSLSETSYFQPPNYATSSGLHAAVVDVDIHTGRVEIEDYVVVHEAGRIVNPMIADAQIVGGVVQGLGGALLEHMQYDDAGQPVTTTFMDYLIPTATSVPDVRLDEISCPSPTNTLGVKGLGEGGAVGPPAAIANAVEDALRPFGVVVRSCPLTPARVRELVRSAAGTTMDAKE; encoded by the coding sequence ATGAGCATGTACGGATCCGGCGCCGCGATCGGTGACGGCATTCTCGGGCGCAGCGTGCCCCGCGTCGAGGACGAACGTCTGCTCCGTGGCCAGGGGCGTTTCGTCGATGACCTCCGGGTCGACGGTGCACTCGAGGTCGCGTTCTTGCGCAGCCCGGTGGCCCACGCGCACATCACCCGCATCGACATCGCTGCCGCCCGTGCGTCGCCAGGCGTGGTCGCGGTGTACGACGGAGCACAGATCGCAGCACGTGTCGAACCGCTGGTCAACACCGAGGAGCTGCGCATCCCGGAGGGCATCTTGAACCAGCTCGATCCGATAGTGCGGGTTCAGCCCAGCCCCCTGCTCGCTGTCGACGAGGTGGTCTACGTCGGGCAGCCGGTGGCCATGGTGATCGCCGAGTCTCGTTATCTCGCAGAAGACGCACTCGAGTTGATCGAAGTTGAGTACGACAACCTCCCGGCCGTTCTTGACCCGGAAGCCGCACTGGCTGACGACGCCCCCAAGGTGCTCACCGACGCCGAAGACAACATCGGTCTCCAGGTTGCCCACGGAAAGGGTGACGTCGACGCAGCGTTCGCGCAGGCTGCGGTGGTCGTCTCTGAGACGTTCGCTTCCCAGCGATATGTCGCCTCGCCGATGGAATGCCGTGGGATGCTCGCCTCCCATGATCCCTTCACCGGGGCGTTGACGATCTGGTCCAACACCCAGACTCCGCACCGGGTGCGCAATCACCTAGCGTCCTCCCTGGAACTAGACCCGGAGTCGGTGCGCGTCGTGTCCGTAGACGTTGGTGGTGGGTTTGGTCAGAAGGGCATCCTCATCGTCGAGGAGGTTCTCGTCCCCTTCGCTGCCCACGACCTGGGCCGACCGGTCCGCTGGCAGGAAGACCGCAACGAGAATCTGATGGCGGGCACGCACGCCCGCGAGCAGGTGCACCACGTCGACATCGCTGCCGACGCGGAGGGTCGGATCCTCGGGTTGCGGGATCGCATGATCGTCAACCTGGGCTCGCGCAATATGGTCGGCCTGGTCGTGCCCTACAACTCGCTGGCCCACCTGATGGGCCCCTACAAGGTGCCTACGTTGGAGGTCGTTGCGGTCGGGGCGTTGACGCACACCATGTGCACTGCGCCGTATCGCGGTGCCGGCCGCCCCGAGGTGACCTTCGCGATGGAGCGAGCCATCGATAGATTGGCCGTCGCACTGGACATGGACCCTTGGGAGGTTCGGCGCCGTAATGTCGTTCGTCCTGAGGAGATGCCCTACCTGACCGGGATCCTGGACCGACGTGGAGAGCCGCAGGAGTACGACTCCGGCGACTACCCGCAGATGCTCGATCGGATTCGCGACCTGGTCGACTTGTCGGGTTTTCGTGAGCGTCAAGTCGCTGCGCGCGCCGATGGCCGCCACCTCGGAATCGGCTTCTCGATGTATCTGGAGGCCACCGGTCTGGGGCCCTTCGAAGGCGGCAAGGTGACGGTGCTTCCCTCGGGTCGGGTTCGGGTGCACACCGGTGCTCCTTCCCAGGGGCAGGGCCACCGCACGACATTCGCGCAGATAGCCGCGGCAGCGCTAGGAGTTCGGGTCGAGGACGTTGAGGTGGTTGCCGGCGACACCTCTGACGTTCCGTTTGGAGTCGGCACCATGGCTAGCCGGGCGCTGGTGACGGCCGGGAACGCGATCCATCAGGCTGCCGTCCTCGTCAAGGAGCGGATCCTCACGGCCGCCGCCGAGTTGCTGGAGATCGATTCCGGCAAGCTCGACCTCGTCGACGGAAGGGTTCGCGTGGCCGGTGCGCCCGAGCAGACGCTCAGTTTGGCCGAGGTGCTGCGCTCGCTGCCCATGCGGGCGCATGCCGATGGGCGTGACTCGTTGTCGGAGACGTCGTACTTCCAGCCTCCGAACTACGCGACCTCCTCAGGCCTGCATGCGGCCGTGGTCGATGTCGATATCCACACCGGGCGGGTTGAGATTGAGGACTACGTCGTCGTCCACGAGGCTGGTCGGATCGTGAATCCGATGATTGCCGACGCTCAGATCGTGGGCGGTGTCGTGCAGGGCTTAGGTGGGGCGCTCCTTGAGCATATGCAATACGACGATGCGGGTCAGCCTGTGACGACAACCTTCATGGACTACCTGATCCCCACCGCCACCAGCGTTCCCGACGTGCGGCTCGACGAGATTTCGTGTCCCAGCCCGACGAACACACTGGGCGTCAAAGGGCTCGGCGAAGGGGGTGCCGTCGGTCCGCCGGCGGCGATTGCCAACGCTGTCGAGGACGCGCTGCGCCCGTTCGGCGTCGTCGTGCGATCGTGCCCGCTGACGCCCGCCCGGGTGCGCGAACTCGTGCGCTCGGCCGCCGGAACCACTATGGATGCGAAGGAATAG
- a CDS encoding (2Fe-2S)-binding protein produces MPEIRDSIVRPPRWDADLPPLAEPSTWHEIGLEINGQPVRAMVESRLLLVDFLRHRLRLTGTHVGCEQGSCGACTVIIDGHASRSCLAFAVQVDGASIRTVEDLAPGDAPLTDLQRAFHEEHGMQCGFCTPGFLMSLASLEGEDDLDETAVTEQLDGNLCRCTGYLNIKKAACRALLGGAEDAAPPCSSDRSAEENNTQDGSR; encoded by the coding sequence GTGCCTGAGATCCGTGACTCCATCGTCCGGCCGCCCCGCTGGGATGCCGACTTGCCGCCGTTGGCCGAGCCTTCGACCTGGCACGAAATTGGGCTGGAAATCAACGGCCAGCCCGTGCGGGCCATGGTCGAGTCGCGGCTCCTGCTGGTCGACTTCCTTCGTCATCGCCTCCGGCTCACCGGCACCCACGTCGGGTGTGAGCAGGGTTCATGTGGGGCGTGCACCGTGATCATTGATGGGCACGCCTCGCGATCCTGCCTCGCCTTCGCCGTCCAGGTCGATGGCGCCAGCATCCGCACGGTGGAGGACTTGGCACCCGGCGATGCTCCGCTGACCGACCTGCAGCGCGCCTTCCACGAGGAGCACGGGATGCAATGCGGCTTCTGCACCCCAGGATTCCTGATGTCGTTAGCTTCGCTTGAGGGCGAGGATGATCTCGACGAGACTGCGGTCACCGAACAACTTGACGGCAACCTGTGTCGGTGCACCGGCTATCTCAACATCAAGAAAGCGGCTTGTCGTGCGCTCCTCGGCGGCGCCGAAGACGCCGCGCCGCCCTGTTCGTCCGACCGCAGCGCTGAGGAAAACAACACCCAGGACGGATCACGATGA
- a CDS encoding FAD binding domain-containing protein gives MKPAPFDYVAPMTLDEALNALAAERDVKVLAGGQSLIPVMNLRMGHPEVLVDICRIEQLRRLEIDDEGHLHVGAGVRQAAVLADEQVGARWPLLQAALSHIGHPQIRSRGTVCGSIAHADSAAELPAAAVALDATVVAVSRRGERKIAARDFFVGPFMTTLEEDELVTEVTFPSAARGWAFEEFATRRGDFATAGVAVAMDGAGAAIDSCRVVFFGVAGTPARSQAAEAMLTGGPLNDDNLRAAVAKVATELDPPDDVHAAGAFRIEIAGRLATSAITTAWERCCA, from the coding sequence ATGAAACCGGCGCCCTTCGACTACGTCGCACCGATGACATTGGACGAGGCCCTGAACGCCTTGGCCGCTGAGCGTGACGTCAAGGTTTTGGCTGGCGGTCAGTCCCTGATCCCGGTGATGAATCTGCGGATGGGTCACCCGGAGGTCCTCGTCGACATTTGCCGCATCGAGCAGTTGCGGCGACTCGAGATCGATGACGAGGGGCATCTGCATGTTGGAGCGGGCGTACGGCAGGCGGCAGTGCTAGCCGATGAGCAGGTCGGTGCCCGATGGCCCCTGCTGCAGGCGGCGCTCAGCCACATCGGCCACCCCCAGATCCGCAGCCGCGGCACCGTGTGCGGCAGTATCGCGCATGCCGACTCGGCGGCTGAGCTTCCCGCTGCCGCGGTGGCCCTCGACGCCACGGTCGTCGCGGTCTCGCGGCGGGGCGAGCGGAAGATCGCGGCCAGGGACTTCTTCGTGGGGCCGTTCATGACGACGCTAGAAGAGGATGAATTGGTGACCGAGGTGACCTTTCCCAGCGCCGCGCGTGGCTGGGCGTTCGAGGAGTTCGCTACTCGCCGTGGCGACTTCGCGACGGCTGGGGTGGCCGTCGCTATGGACGGCGCGGGGGCAGCGATCGACTCCTGCCGCGTGGTCTTTTTCGGCGTCGCCGGGACTCCGGCGCGGAGTCAGGCCGCTGAGGCAATGCTCACCGGCGGACCATTAAACGACGACAACCTGAGGGCTGCCGTGGCCAAGGTCGCCACCGAACTCGACCCCCCTGATGACGTCCACGCGGCCGGAGCCTTTCGCATCGAGATCGCCGGCCGACTCGCAACTTCTGCGATCACGACTGCCTGGGAGCGCTGCTGTGCCTGA
- a CDS encoding MarR family winged helix-turn-helix transcriptional regulator codes for MVQERAKRSSDLVDLIVDQWTRELPDLDVSSVNVLGRLHRCDIRYQAMVSAVLEEFNLSTAAFDVLASLRRSSPDYRRTAGQLAQIGLISSGGLTQRIDRLERSGLVRRVRDANDRRVVDIELTDEGRSLIDTVLKQHFAEQNRFLVGLTRSEQKQLSQLLSKLEVSLEVAERLRADSDPTPAEPGSPER; via the coding sequence ATGGTGCAAGAACGAGCGAAGCGATCCTCAGATCTGGTCGATCTCATCGTCGACCAATGGACCCGAGAACTCCCCGACCTCGACGTCAGTAGTGTCAACGTGTTGGGCCGTCTGCACCGTTGCGACATTCGCTATCAGGCCATGGTCAGCGCCGTACTCGAGGAGTTCAATCTGAGCACCGCGGCGTTCGACGTGCTTGCCTCGCTGCGCCGCAGCAGCCCCGACTACCGTCGCACGGCAGGGCAGTTGGCCCAGATCGGGCTGATCAGCTCGGGTGGGCTGACTCAACGCATCGATCGGCTGGAACGTTCCGGCCTGGTCCGGCGAGTGCGTGATGCCAATGACCGCCGCGTGGTCGACATCGAACTCACCGACGAAGGCCGCTCGCTGATCGACACCGTGCTGAAGCAGCACTTCGCCGAGCAAAACAGATTCCTGGTCGGACTCACCCGCAGCGAGCAAAAGCAGCTCAGCCAGTTGCTGTCCAAGCTCGAGGTGTCGCTCGAAGTCGCCGAGAGGCTGCGTGCCGACAGCGATCCGACGCCGGCAGAACCCGGCTCCCCCGAGCGGTAG
- a CDS encoding aldehyde dehydrogenase: MDRIVEDPSDPFAEARDEILVGGTWRTGGGELVESRDPATGRVVHRFHGASIENVDEAVRRGLKASQDPSWRDLLAHQRAAILHRIGETIDRHADLISAVQTADTGKTRAETRALAVSAAGTFRYMAAALETMEEAMPPRRGGSLTMTAHEPYGVVGAITPWNSPIASDAQKVAPALAAGNAVVLKPPVWAPLTSLLLGRLCQEAGLPAGLLSVLPGPGSTVGNAIVAHPQVGKVSFTGGTATGRTIGRVAADKIMPLTLELGGKSPTIVFPDADIDQAVSGILYGIFSSSGQSCIAGSRVFIHGSVYTEVLERLVAATERLRVGPGTDPATEVAPLVHHAHRDQVAGMVAEAVAAGAQVLTGGAVPNDPALADGAYYLPTILAGVTNADAICREEIFGPVAVVLPFSDEEDLLAQANDNEFGLACGIWTADYRRAYRIARAVDAGTVWINTYKQFSISTPFSGHKASGLGTEKGRDGISSYMRQKSIFWDLTGEPLPWVRG; encoded by the coding sequence ATGGACCGGATAGTTGAGGACCCATCAGATCCGTTCGCCGAGGCACGTGATGAGATCCTGGTCGGCGGCACCTGGCGCACGGGTGGCGGTGAACTGGTCGAGAGTCGCGATCCTGCAACAGGTCGGGTGGTCCATCGTTTCCACGGCGCGTCGATCGAGAATGTCGACGAAGCGGTTCGGCGCGGCTTGAAGGCCTCGCAGGACCCGAGTTGGCGTGATCTACTGGCGCACCAGCGCGCCGCAATCCTGCACCGGATCGGCGAGACGATCGATCGGCATGCGGATCTGATCTCCGCCGTGCAGACGGCCGATACCGGAAAAACCCGCGCCGAGACGCGCGCCCTGGCAGTCAGTGCGGCGGGCACCTTTCGCTACATGGCAGCCGCCCTCGAGACTATGGAGGAGGCTATGCCCCCGCGGCGCGGCGGCAGTTTGACCATGACCGCCCACGAGCCGTACGGCGTTGTCGGGGCGATCACCCCGTGGAACTCACCGATTGCCTCCGACGCGCAGAAGGTCGCTCCCGCGCTGGCCGCGGGAAACGCTGTTGTGCTGAAGCCGCCGGTCTGGGCGCCGCTCACTTCTCTCCTGCTCGGTCGGCTCTGCCAGGAGGCTGGTCTGCCGGCCGGATTGTTGTCGGTGCTTCCCGGCCCAGGCTCCACCGTCGGCAACGCGATCGTTGCGCATCCACAGGTGGGCAAGGTGTCGTTCACCGGCGGTACCGCGACCGGACGAACGATCGGCCGAGTTGCGGCGGACAAGATCATGCCGCTCACCCTCGAACTCGGAGGTAAGTCCCCGACGATCGTGTTCCCCGACGCCGATATCGACCAGGCCGTGTCGGGGATCCTTTATGGGATCTTTTCGTCCAGCGGGCAGAGTTGTATCGCGGGCTCCCGCGTCTTCATCCATGGCTCCGTGTATACCGAGGTTCTCGAGCGTCTCGTGGCGGCGACCGAGCGGCTAAGGGTCGGGCCCGGCACCGATCCGGCTACTGAGGTCGCGCCACTGGTCCACCATGCGCATCGTGACCAGGTCGCCGGGATGGTGGCAGAGGCTGTCGCTGCCGGTGCGCAGGTGCTGACGGGGGGAGCGGTACCCAATGACCCGGCCCTGGCTGATGGTGCGTACTACCTGCCGACAATTCTCGCCGGAGTGACGAATGCCGACGCGATCTGCCGTGAGGAGATCTTCGGTCCGGTGGCAGTGGTGCTGCCGTTCTCGGACGAGGAGGATCTGCTAGCGCAGGCCAATGACAACGAGTTTGGGCTCGCTTGCGGCATCTGGACTGCCGACTATCGGCGTGCCTACCGAATCGCGCGGGCAGTCGACGCCGGTACGGTGTGGATCAACACCTACAAGCAGTTCAGCATCTCCACTCCCTTCAGTGGCCACAAGGCAAGTGGCCTGGGCACGGAGAAAGGGCGCGACGGGATCTCGTCCTACATGCGCCAGAAGAGCATCTTCTGGGATCTCACGGGCGAGCCGCTACCGTGGGTCCGCGGCTGA